The Chryseobacterium sp. 52 genome includes a region encoding these proteins:
- a CDS encoding type I polyketide synthase, which produces MSFNTEYSGLEMAIIGISCKFPDSENYRAFWDNLCQGKESVREYSDEEILSSGVNEAYLNNESFIKSGIRLEDKEFFDYGFFDYRNEEVAFMDPQIRIMHEHCWKAIEDAGYASAIEKNKIGLFLGAAENVEWKMNSYLKSKAANIDPFILNLISNSQNISSLISYKLNLTGPSLYVNTTCSTSLASVNLACKSLLNRECNIAIAGGVKINSSRQKGYLYQKDMIYSKDGHCRAFDKDSSGTISGEGLGVLVIKRLSDAIKDKDNIYCVIRACVANNDGNNKVGYTAPSVKGQAECIRLAYKMAGVAPSSIGYIEAHGTGTKLGDPIELRALNLAFDAKLNEKSCAIGSVKTNIGHLDVAAGVAGLIKAVLCIKYKKIPPSLNFTAPNPEIDFNGPFYVNQELKHWERKANLPLRAGVSSFGIGGTNVHIVLEEAKEQKTSTAETPYNLMVLSAKTADSLKQIKRDLVSFLEMTSEVDLSDLSHTLLTGRKDFQYRYATAFKSKEGILKALKTDPSDRDEHRKINLNQVPSVVFMFPGQGSQYREMGKELYNSEICFKEHIDKGFSYFQAFTGKDLKRVIFPESENETINQTDFAQPALFIFEFALAQLMISWGIKPKYFIGHSIGEYTAACLSGVFGFEDALKLIIKRGELMSRLPSGEMIVCHIASSDVRKYITEEISLAAINSDSNVAFSGDFAAIERLSEKLSTSKIAFVKLKTSHAFHSHMLDPILADFLKELKKVKFNKPEIPFVSNVYGRLIDISEAMSPEYWMAHMRETVNFSSGLKTLLNENKETLFIEVGPGNTLINLLKQHHFEENKTKMINLMRNPKEQENDRQFLLKQLGSMWEYGLKVDWSLIFKEEKRKISLPTYAFEKISFPAEVNPFEDSNLPIDIFNEQKGGSFNECIYFSTWKSTFLIPSETVSNHGTCLFFSLGDHFSEAFKATLMAKNIDVIEVFPEDSYIKHGSFSYGVNPYAIADLQKLALDLKSSNIEFDNVVYSWNLEKTELGIEFLENNRTINLLYFSLIKIVKALAGVYVLPDLYFYILTDKFYNINNEGETKYDQSLTISLSNVISQEYLMPTVNLDFDLNEDLPELLSDMVDEIIHKNKDRVVALRNGLRWIQDHQQYDMPETQKTTQLRSGGVYLITGGLGNVGYILSRHLLKEYNARLVVVGRSKLENLQNVASQRLNHLKSMGSLLYCSLDIADKGKFEKIVREAEQELGPINGVIHTAGMTDVNKFEYVEDITYENAFSTFSPKLKGIVSIYETFINKNVDFVWITSSLSSIVGGLKFASYAGSNLYIDSFITSKVKKAKNWKCVRFGEMSFTDETIGLESGSGKIALNPEEIVKVFELSLCLKGRMVISETILNLHKRIEKAFSGNKKANENNTFESIIIEKRERPALNNPYVAPTTDSEKEIVKIIEDYFGIAGIGIEDDFFELGGDSLKAMVLISKIKEIFDVDISLKEFFDNQSIKCIASKIDEKRWVNEDNNKKFISII; this is translated from the coding sequence ATGTCTTTTAATACAGAATATAGCGGCCTAGAAATGGCCATCATAGGAATATCTTGTAAATTTCCGGATAGTGAAAATTACAGGGCGTTTTGGGATAATTTATGTCAAGGTAAGGAATCTGTTCGAGAATATAGCGATGAAGAAATACTGTCATCAGGGGTTAATGAAGCATACCTGAATAATGAATCTTTTATTAAGTCAGGTATCAGGCTTGAAGACAAAGAGTTTTTCGATTACGGTTTTTTCGACTACAGAAATGAGGAAGTAGCATTTATGGATCCTCAAATAAGAATCATGCACGAGCATTGTTGGAAAGCTATAGAAGATGCAGGATATGCTTCTGCTATAGAGAAAAATAAAATTGGATTGTTTTTAGGTGCTGCTGAAAATGTAGAATGGAAAATGAATTCATACCTGAAATCGAAAGCAGCAAACATAGACCCATTTATCCTGAATTTGATATCAAATTCCCAAAACATAAGTTCGTTAATTTCTTATAAGCTAAATCTTACAGGTCCTTCACTTTATGTAAACACAACCTGTTCTACTTCTTTGGCTTCAGTAAACTTGGCTTGTAAAAGTTTATTAAACAGAGAATGCAATATTGCCATTGCCGGTGGAGTAAAGATAAATTCTTCCAGACAAAAAGGTTATCTGTACCAGAAAGATATGATTTATTCAAAAGACGGGCATTGCAGAGCTTTCGATAAGGATTCCAGCGGCACGATCAGTGGAGAAGGATTAGGAGTTCTGGTTATAAAAAGGCTAAGTGATGCTATTAAAGATAAGGATAATATTTATTGTGTTATTCGTGCGTGTGTTGCAAACAATGACGGGAATAATAAAGTTGGGTACACTGCCCCAAGTGTAAAAGGCCAGGCCGAGTGTATAAGGCTTGCTTATAAAATGGCGGGAGTTGCTCCGTCAAGCATTGGCTACATAGAAGCTCATGGTACGGGAACAAAATTGGGTGATCCTATCGAATTGCGAGCCCTCAATCTGGCTTTCGATGCAAAATTAAATGAGAAATCCTGCGCCATCGGATCGGTTAAAACAAATATTGGACATCTCGATGTAGCAGCGGGCGTTGCAGGCCTTATAAAGGCTGTACTATGTATAAAATATAAAAAAATTCCACCAAGCCTGAATTTTACGGCTCCCAATCCGGAAATTGATTTCAATGGGCCTTTTTATGTCAACCAAGAACTAAAACATTGGGAACGAAAAGCAAACTTGCCGCTTCGGGCAGGAGTGAGCTCTTTCGGTATAGGAGGGACAAATGTTCATATTGTTTTAGAAGAAGCAAAAGAACAAAAAACATCCACTGCAGAAACACCTTATAACCTGATGGTGTTATCTGCAAAAACAGCTGATTCTCTAAAGCAGATTAAACGTGATCTGGTTTCGTTCTTAGAAATGACATCTGAAGTTGATCTAAGTGATTTATCCCATACTCTATTAACGGGACGTAAAGATTTTCAATACCGTTATGCGACAGCATTCAAAAGCAAGGAAGGCATCTTAAAAGCACTGAAGACTGATCCATCAGATCGAGATGAACATAGGAAAATAAACCTGAATCAAGTACCGTCTGTCGTTTTTATGTTTCCAGGACAAGGATCGCAGTATCGGGAAATGGGAAAAGAATTATATAATTCTGAAATATGCTTTAAGGAACACATTGACAAAGGTTTTAGTTACTTTCAGGCATTTACAGGAAAAGACTTAAAAAGGGTGATTTTCCCTGAGTCTGAAAATGAAACTATAAATCAAACTGATTTTGCACAACCGGCCCTTTTTATTTTCGAATTTGCATTAGCACAATTAATGATATCTTGGGGAATCAAGCCGAAGTATTTTATAGGCCATAGCATCGGGGAATATACCGCAGCCTGTCTTAGTGGCGTATTTGGTTTTGAAGATGCTTTGAAGCTAATCATTAAAAGGGGAGAATTAATGAGCCGTTTGCCATCTGGGGAAATGATTGTATGCCATATTGCTAGTTCTGATGTCCGAAAATATATTACAGAAGAAATTTCGCTGGCAGCAATAAATAGCGATAGCAACGTTGCTTTTTCAGGAGATTTTGCTGCTATCGAACGATTATCAGAAAAATTATCCACTTCAAAAATAGCTTTTGTAAAGCTTAAAACTTCCCATGCTTTTCACTCACATATGCTGGATCCGATATTGGCCGATTTCCTGAAAGAGCTGAAAAAAGTAAAATTCAACAAACCCGAAATCCCTTTTGTTTCAAATGTTTATGGAAGGCTAATCGATATCAGCGAAGCAATGTCACCTGAATATTGGATGGCTCATATGAGAGAAACCGTAAATTTTTCTAGCGGATTAAAGACCTTACTGAATGAAAATAAAGAGACCCTTTTTATCGAAGTAGGGCCAGGGAATACCTTGATAAATTTGCTGAAGCAACATCATTTTGAAGAAAACAAAACAAAAATGATCAATTTGATGAGGAATCCGAAAGAACAAGAAAATGACAGACAATTCCTGCTGAAACAGCTTGGATCAATGTGGGAATATGGATTGAAAGTAGATTGGAGCTTGATTTTTAAAGAGGAAAAAAGAAAAATTTCTCTGCCTACCTATGCATTTGAGAAAATTTCATTTCCTGCAGAAGTCAATCCGTTCGAAGACAGCAACCTTCCAATAGATATTTTTAACGAGCAAAAGGGTGGAAGCTTTAACGAATGCATTTATTTTTCCACATGGAAAAGCACTTTTTTAATACCTTCGGAAACAGTTTCAAATCATGGCACTTGCCTCTTTTTTTCATTAGGAGATCATTTTTCCGAAGCTTTTAAAGCTACTTTGATGGCTAAAAATATAGATGTCATAGAGGTTTTTCCCGAAGATAGTTACATCAAACATGGATCTTTTAGCTATGGTGTTAATCCTTATGCAATTGCTGATTTGCAAAAACTGGCACTTGATCTGAAAAGCAGTAACATTGAATTTGACAATGTAGTTTATTCCTGGAACCTTGAAAAAACCGAATTGGGTATTGAATTCCTTGAAAATAACCGTACCATCAACCTGTTGTATTTTTCATTAATAAAGATAGTCAAGGCTTTGGCCGGTGTGTATGTGTTGCCTGATCTGTATTTCTACATTCTGACCGATAAGTTTTATAACATCAATAACGAAGGTGAAACTAAATACGATCAGTCCTTAACCATATCGCTATCCAATGTGATTTCTCAGGAATATTTGATGCCGACTGTCAATCTCGACTTCGATCTTAATGAAGACCTGCCCGAGTTATTGTCTGATATGGTAGATGAGATCATCCATAAAAACAAAGACCGTGTTGTTGCTTTAAGAAATGGATTGAGATGGATTCAGGACCACCAGCAATATGATATGCCTGAAACACAAAAAACAACACAGCTCAGATCTGGAGGTGTTTATTTAATTACCGGCGGATTGGGAAATGTGGGTTATATTTTATCCCGCCATTTGTTAAAAGAATATAATGCAAGGCTTGTTGTCGTTGGCCGTAGCAAACTCGAAAATTTGCAAAATGTAGCGTCACAGCGTTTAAATCATTTGAAAAGTATGGGAAGTTTGCTGTATTGTAGTCTGGATATAGCCGATAAAGGTAAATTTGAAAAAATAGTTCGGGAGGCAGAACAGGAATTAGGACCGATAAATGGCGTGATCCATACTGCAGGAATGACGGATGTTAATAAATTTGAATATGTAGAAGATATTACTTATGAAAATGCATTTTCTACATTTTCTCCCAAACTAAAAGGAATAGTATCCATTTATGAAACATTTATAAACAAGAATGTCGATTTTGTATGGATTACATCGTCTTTGTCTTCAATCGTTGGAGGTTTAAAATTCGCTTCATATGCAGGATCAAATTTATATATAGATAGCTTCATCACTTCTAAAGTAAAAAAGGCAAAGAATTGGAAATGTGTGCGTTTTGGTGAAATGAGTTTTACAGATGAGACTATTGGCCTAGAATCAGGTTCCGGTAAAATAGCTTTAAACCCGGAAGAAATTGTAAAAGTATTCGAATTGAGCCTGTGCTTAAAAGGACGAATGGTGATCTCGGAAACCATTTTAAATTTACACAAGCGTATAGAGAAAGCATTTTCAGGCAATAAAAAAGCAAATGAAAACAATACATTTGAATCCATTATCATTGAAAAACGAGAACGCCCTGCTTTAAACAATCCTTATGTTGCTCCAACTACAGATTCAGAAAAGGAAATCGTAAAAATAATTGAAGATTATTTTGGAATTGCAGGAATCGGAATCGAAGATGATTTCTTTGAATTGGGAGGTGATTCGCTGAAAGCTATGGTATTGATCAGTAAAATTAAAGAAATATTTGACGTTGATATTTCACTGAAAGAATTTTTTGACAACCAGAGTATAAAGTGTATAGCCTCTAAAATTGATGAAAAACGATGGGTTAATGAAGACAATAACAAAAAATTTATTTCTATAATTTAA